CGTAGGAGCAggacatatttatttcatttctacTTCTCCAGATTTTGTCAGAGATAAATGCCGAGGTTTAATTGATGACATCTCGCTGCTAAGCAATGTCATTGATACCACTTCAGAAGAATACTGCTTGAGAACATACGAAAAGGAGGCTATGCTGACGGACTATTTACACAGATATGATGTCGAAATGACCGACAAGGAAAGAGGTGCTATTGTTCGAAGCAGCCTAATTATTGGCTTTCCTCAGTGTTGTCAGTACTTTGTTACAAATCAGGAGGCTCAAAACGCTGGTCATAAGTTCTTTCTCAATCCCTTTGTAATCTTAAGATCCCAAAtaacaaaactgaaagaaacCGATGCACTTGCATACATGGTTCTTGTGCTGGCGTTATTCAACAATGGTGGTGTATTAGCCAAAGCTCTAGATCCATACAGCACAGAAGACCCACCAGCGTTTCATACAGTTATGGAGGCCTGTGGAATACCCAGAGATACTCCTAAAAAGGATGTCAAATCAGCTGCGATCAAActagaaagaaagaaataccTCGTATACAACAAACAAGAGGGGACGTTTGACTTTTCCCACCAGTCACTGTATGATGCAATCTGTCTTGTGTTTGGAGATGAAAGCGTAGAGAAGCTGCTAGAAATTGCACCTGCATCCTTTCTCGTTGACCACTCATCAGTTTTTGACAGCAGTCATGAAAACAGAAGAAACCGAATACAGATACACAGGGAACATtacaaaacatttatcaacagaaTCATGAGAGACATCCAGACTAATAATTTCAAACTTCTTGAGCACAGAGCATTTGCCAGGAAGGATTTTGTTGATGAGTTATTTGAAAACATAGAACGTTCAGAGTCTATACACAGACTACTTCGTAATGAAGGGTCGGTGAAACAGTTGATTAATGATCGAACATTGTACCGTCTGACAGCAGCTGGGAAATGTCAACCTCTTTTACAACATTTGGTTAGTCTCCTGAGTAACACAGATGAGGAACAGCATACTCTGCTTTTGCATGATATTATGGAGGGTTCATGCAGTTCAGGCGACATTGAGCTATTTGACGATGTTTTGTCAAGAAACGTTTCTCCTTGTAGCAAATGTGCTCTAGTGGCTGCTGAAAGCTCTATCGACAATGGATACATTATGAGGCGTTTGCAGAGACACATACCTCCTGAATTTGAAACCATGGAAACAGTTGTCGACATTTTGGTGGAAAAACAAAGactacaaacactaagacatgtTACATCCCACGTGAACTGGAGCCATTTTCAAACGCCGAAAAGGAAAAGGAAACTGCTTCTCTCAGTTTGCTCCTCTGGCAAATTTGGAATGTTTAAATTACTTACAGGACCAAAATGTATTGGGGATcctgaaaacaaaaatgaactGTTGATGGCTGCAGTAGATGGTGGCAGCAAAGATATTGTTAAGTGTCTGATTACAAAGGAAAACAAAGATCAGGTTGACAAATTCCAGAGATCAGTATTGCATCATGCGTGTTTGAATGGGTCTGCAGATCTTTGCCAATTTTTGTTATCACAGCAGGTAGACGAGTACAGAATTGACATGGATGGCGCAACTGCGTTTCATTTGGCATGTAAAAACAGGGACAAGTCATTTATTGAACAGCTGTTAAGCATAGGCTTTTCAATTACAGTGACGAACATTCACACAACAAAACGCCTTATCAAACTCTCACCTTTACATACGGCATCCTGGAATGACAAAGGATGGCAGATGGTTCAATTACTGATAGAGAAAGGACCTACAGACGTAGACATGCTGAACTTCCAGGATACTGATGGATTCACACCTATGCACATAGCAAGTCAACACCCTTATGGAAGCAGAATGATTGAGGAGCTCCTGAAATATAAGGCTGATCTCACAGTACGAGACAAACACGAGAGGATTCCATTACACTATGCAGCAATGGAATGCATTTACAAAAACATTGAAGTTTTGTTAGACAGCCAAGCGGATATAAATGCTAAGGATGCCAACAGAAAAACCCCTTTACATTATCTTGTGGCTAAAAAGATTCAAAATGAAGATGAAATTGAATCTCAGTCTGATTCTGTGAAACATTTCCTGCAGAGCGGAGCCGATGTAGCCTGTGGAGACAAGGATGGGAACTCACCTATCCATGCTGCTGCAGCTTCCATTTCCAACATAAAGATTTTTCAGCCGATGTTGGCAAGGGCGGGTAATGTTCCCAACTTGAACAATGCGGGACTTACACCTCTACACTTGCTACTTGGACCAGATACACCACTGGAAAATGTGAAGCTGCTTGTAGAAACACATCCATCCCTGCTCGAGTCTGAAACTGAAGAAGGGAAATCTGTATTGCATGTTGCTTTTCAAAATCAAACTGGATACAACGTCATTTTGTATTTACTTCGAGAAAAGGGTCTAGATCATAGAGTGGACTGGGAACATATTGATGTCAAAAAGGTGTTCAGTAGGTTTACTCCTGAGCAAATTATTCATAttcttcaatatgtttctgAATCAATGACTCGTTCAGTAATGCCTAGTGTGATTCATGTGCTATCTGATGCTGACATACCAGATGCTAGATGGAGAAGAGGGATGGAATTCGTGCACAGCAACACAACAGATGTTGATCTGGATGTTCAGGACAGTAAAGGCTCAACTGCACTGCACAAAGTGGCAGACTCACCTGTCAAAATGGATTACCTTATTAAGAAAAAATGTAAAGTCAATATTCCTGATCACAATGGCAACACGCCACTTCATATTGCAGTTGAAAGAGGAAATGCTAAAGGTGTGGATTCTCTCCTTTCTGCTGGGGCAGATGTTTCAGCCCTAAATACAAACAATGAAACACCATTACTAAAAGCAGCAAAAATGATTCCGAAATATGTCAAACACAGTTGGCAATACCCGGTCTTGTTAGAGTCCACTGAACATTTGATAgtctttttgtttttcaatgaCATTTCCAAACACTTTCTGTTGGGGTACCAACCATCTGGGAAGTGTAGTGATGTAAATATCTCAAGGATAATATCATCCCTTGTTTCGAGTTCTTCCCCTGTGAATGTACCCGATAAATACGGAAATACAGCAGTTCACTATGCAGTGTTTGACATTAACATCCTCAAACTGTTGGTATCTGCACAAGCGAATCTGGAACAAAAGAATCTTAAAGGGATGTCATGTCTACATGTTGCATGTATGTCAAATGACAACACAGATGTTATAAATTATCTTCTTGACCATGATGTGTCGCCTTGTATTACTGATACACTGTTGATCGTCACCCCCTTACACATTGCCCTGTTATCCAAAATGAATGATCATAATATGTTAAAGAAGCTTTATTATCACCAAGTTACAGCCTCACAAAGTAGCAATAAGGATTTCCATCCATATCTTCATGCATCAGCATGTTGTTCCTCAAAGGATGTTGTTCAGTTGTTTATCAGTCTAGACAAGAAACAAATGTTCACACCAGACACATGTGGATATCTCCCGATACACCATGCTGTGGCTGCTGGCGACCTGGAGGTAGTCAAGCTACTAGCTGAAACCATGATGACAGCCAAACATACAAGTGGAATAGAAGTGGTCACGGAGCAGTCTGCGCAGAACGCAGAAGAGTCTGCATCAATCTTAAGTCAGTCAGCAGATGTAGGACCTAAAACAACTGATGCTCGTGTAACGTCTTTGAACTGTAAGACACAGACAAAAATGAAGAAACTGTCTGCAGAAGATGATGATCAGTGCGTACAAGGTATACCTCAAGCAGCGGTGGATAGTCATGTTACTCTAGTTCAGAATTTGCGGGCTTTGATGTGTGGACTGAAATCTGGAAGAGGTTTAATAGATGTTGCTGCACAATACAGCAATGTCGATGTTATTAGATTCTTATTAAAGGAGGGATGGAGAGTCAATCACTGTGACGAAAATGGCAACACACTCCTCCATGCTTCAGTGAAATCAGATAATCCTGCAAACGTTGAGTTCTTGTTGGCAAAGGGGGCTAGTGTTGAGTGTTTCAACAGAGATGGACTCACTCCTTTACACGTTCTAGCACAGGAAGCAAGTGTGGATTACAAAGTGTCAAAAACAATTATCTGTCTGTTCCTTGACCATGGTGCATCTGTTACTTCCTGTACAGAACATGACAAACAGAACATGTTACACTTATTGTGCAAAAACAAACTTTTTTCCCTAATTGTAGGTCATATTCATATGTTCAAACTGGAAGAAGATGAATTCATTTCTGAGGTGATAAGAATCCCAAGATTACTCATATACAATGGTTGCGATGTGAATGCCACAGATTCAGAAGGACAGACCCCACTCCACTTGGCTGCGAAAGCAAATAATGTTGGGTGTGTGGATATCCTTCTTGATTATGGGGGATGCATTGATGCCCTAGACACCCAAGGAAGGACACCCCTCCACTTAGCGTTAGAAATTAGATCTGATCATCTAGTACCTTTTTCAGCAGCTTTGTGTCTGGTAGAAAGACGTGCCAATCCTCATGCAACTGTCCGCTGTGGTGAGACTCCATTGGATATCCTACTGAAATTGGGGACAGAAGAAGACGTGTTTATGAGCGAGGAATTTAGACAGATATGCCAACTGCTGGGGATATGGGAGGAAATAAAGGTACAGTAATGTCAGCTTCACATACTCCTCTAATAAAGGACGCTGTACTGCTCTACATCGGAATGTACCTCTGAAACCAAAAGTGACTTGGAAAGATTCGCTCGGAACACTGacagacatttgaaacatctttgGGATGATTTCAGTATTGTAGATGGAATGTATGGGTGCATGGAGGCCTATATAGATACGTTCTGACACGTTTTGTGATTGTTGTTACttcttttctttgtttgttttgtgtactTTATTGTCATCGGATGacattgttttgtatttcaaaCCGCTCttgccaaatttgacttcacATTCCGTCGACGTAAGTGACAGTCGCCGTGGTTTATATCCACATGAAACAAATTGTGCAGGTTTTATACATTGAACCTATCTGGAAAATGTTCTTTCAGTTTGATATCTGGTGTCCAGGTGTGTCGCAGTGGTGTGTCCTAGTTTAGGAGATCAAATGAAACAGTCCACCGAAATGAAAGAAACGAGGACAACTATCACTGCATCGTGTTAAACTTTACTTTAACCATTTTCGttaacaaaaacgaaacaaacagTTGTGACATCATGACGAAATGGAAATCTGCTGCAAAGTGAGAGGGCTGGGTCAGTGAAATTCACATACATTGACAAGAAGCACGGATCTCAGAAGGATGGAGACGATTAGGGAGGAACTTTCCTAAGACTTTCAACAAGATCTGGTGCAGTGGTAAATGGACCTGTGGTGGACCTGAAAATGTCTGGCAACCTGTCGTAAGCTCATCCCGGCCCACTGTGTTCCAATTTTGTGATGTGGAGGGGGTGtccgtgcgtgcatgcgtgcgtgcgtgcgtgcgtgcgtgcgtgcgtgcgtgcgtgtgtacaGATGTATTTATGGATCTAGCAGAGGCAAACATTTAACCTACTAGCCTTGGATCTGGTGGAGATGTTAATTCTGGCGTATGGTGCTTGTTCAGTTAATGACAAATCTTCAGATATTCAGTTCTTTTTGTAATTGATTGCTTACGGAGTTGACACCAAAGTTCAGAAGGTGTTTCAAACGTGCTGGCTAAAAAAATAATTCTAGCAGCTAATGACAATATATCCAATAATGTCTTCCATCTGAATACGTTTGATTTGGGccgggttgttgttgtttgtttgtttttatgatgtaaagaaacaatatatattcaaCTTATGAGTGATTTATCTATTCAGATGTGTTTGAATGATAATCGTGACTGATTATTGTAATATGACAATAAGTCATGTTGGATTTGACTTTGTGTGCAACACATATTGTTATAAATTGTACACACATTGGACAGTTGTACTGCGAAAACATTTGTGATCATGGAAAAATGAGGTGACTTTACAACTTTTCTTTTTGCATATAACCTAcatatatgtatgatgtatttgtttattaCTCAACAACCAGTTCATGGTTGCATCTTTCTTTTTCACACTGAATAATTACTTGTTTAACTATGTTTAAATGCATACCTATGATCTGAAGAGTCTGTTTATTGCCAAATGTATTATTAAAATAATTGTCAGCCTTAATATTTGTCAGCCTTTGTTCATCATGTTGGATGCTCTTTTGTACATATGACCATCTTTGTCATAATATATACCCTGGACACATTCGACATAATATATAGCTAAGTTACAACATTCAGCAAAACTTTGTTTTATGATAGACATGTGATGAAAAAATCACAATTTGATGCATCAGAGACAAAAATGATGTTCACTGCCATGACCTATTTTGATTTAGAACACACGTTTCCGAATCATTTTAGGTGAACAAATGACTAGACTTGACACATGTTTATGATAGGTGCCACAGGTGAGGCAGGATACAATCACCTTTTCGTGGACACCTACAGTATCATTTTTGTCATAGTGATTCATCAAAACATTTTCTGTCACCGTAGCGCATGGCgataatcactagattgtctggttcagacccgaTTTGTTCACGATCAACATCATATTAGAGATGTAATACTACTGAAATAGATATGATCATGAAATTGCCACAACTGCCCAAGAGAAAGACAGAAATTTCCAACGAATAAGGAAAGGCTTTAGTCGCTTCTGGCCACTTCGATAAAAAATCATTTAACTAATTAAGGAGTGCTGTGTGTGTCGTCATGTTAGCGAGAAACAAAATGGTTTCTGGGTTTTACCATAAGAGAACTCACtatttattgtattttcagTGCATCTTGAAGCTTTTAATACCACGGGGTTTTTTTATAGAGCTCAGCAGACTGGAACTATAACCATGCCTCTGTGACAGCCTTTATGTCATCGCCATCCTATAAGCTTCTTGCACGTCGGCCAGATTTCTTTTGTCTCAGCAGGAAATAGTCACTGAACTGGACCCGGTTGTATCAAACTTTAATAAAGCTTTAATCGTTAATTATACTGTGATTAGTTAATCATTGATTATCTTCAGCTGCGTGGAACCCTTAATAAAGAAATTCCTTCATTAATCCATCATTAAGCTAATGAAGGTTTGGGGGAACTCATCTTTATCTGTATGATCATGGCAGACGACATAACGTTCCATCAAATACCTATGCGAAAATTTGAATATTGAACGAGACTTACCTGTACGGTGAAGTTTGATAAAAATTCTCCGAGGTACCAGGGCACAAGTGAGATCACGTGAGACTGGGCAAGCGCAAACGGGTTTCAATCTTTAAAGCCAGTACTGTGAACTAATGGATATCCCAGAGGACCAAAAAGAGGGTAAGAGGGAGTGGCATGTGATCTCACTTAGGCCCTGGTACCTCGGAGAATTTTTGTCAAACTTcaccttacaggtaagtctGGTTTAATTTTCAAATTCTCCTTTACTACCAGGCCACATGAGAGACCACATGAGATTTTTAAGTTAGTTCACAGTACCTAACAAACCACCTAGCCCAAGGTATcatcaaacaaatatattccaATACCTAGTTttcaaacatcatcatcatcaccatcatcatcatcatcatcatcatcagttacCATACAATGTTAACAATGCATCCTTGTTGTATAGAGAACAGTATCCTTCTCTCACGTCCTACAATGTGATTACAATCACACATACCTAATGTCTCTAATCTCAGTTACTAAGCACAATGACCCAACTGAGGTGAATTATGGCACTGCTCCCAGTATCTAAGATAGATATAAAAAGCAATGACAAAAGCCTAGCCTTACCTGATACGTTAACCTTTGAACATCACAACACGATTATTATAAGTTGTAACATATTATTGGAAGTTACAACATTGCTATTATGCTATTTGTAAGAAGGCAATTGGCCAAGACACAACTGCCCAGTCTGAGTCTGACTAAACACTTTACTTATACTGATGATCCGTGTGATAAAATGGCATTAGCAAAGATGCAGTTTGACCTGACTGGTTTGACATAAAACCTAACAAAAACACAGGTAGATGACCAGGAAGCTGCTTCCATGATCTGATGCCATGGACACACCTGGAGTTGAAGCTGCACCTGTGGGTGCTGATCTGGTGCTACGTCCAAACAATATAGAAACATCCACACCAGCTTCTCTCAACACAGTTTTAAGCCACCTGGATATAGTCTCTGTTCCTTCCGCTTTGTGTGGCTTAGTGAAACTTCTCAACAGCTAAGGAGAAGACCTAAGGTCCACAGTCCTATCTTTGCACACATCCAGGCAAGCAACTACACATAGGCTTTCAACATAATATCTTTGCAACTCAATAGGTTTTAAGTAATAGCCTGGTCTAGACTGTTTTAGCACATCAGTTATCATGAAAGTTACCATCTCTCCATTTCTGATCATATTATCTATTCTCAAACACTTGAGAGTCTGGAATCTCTGTCCCATGACTTACGCAAGTAACGTTGTCAATTTCACTGTTAAGGGCCTGAGTGaccaaaaactgttccactccTTCTTCTTAAACAAATGTAGCACTAGATCTGTTCATACTTGGGGAGTGTTGGTCTAGAGTTAGAAACACCTCTTATAAACCTTTTAATCAACACATGGTGTCCTATAGGAGTACCTGAGGGTAGgcatacatagaggatactaaacgaccttccgtgtaataccatttttattaaacgagttaatgactAAAtttttaacgagtttaatgaaaatggtatttcacggaagcaagtttagtattctgtttattactcgccaacataaattgacagaaactgcggtgaaattgcctacagtgtgggGACtttcagctttcaagtcaagcaaggtctagtaaaatcgcgacatcaacattagcattgtgacgtcacaactttgaaccattttgaggtcatacgtcaagcggtattacactagtgtaatactgaagtgaaaatattacactgctgtatcttcaacgggcgagtaataatacCCTAGATGGGGCACTTCTTGCAGTATTTATTACACTGTATCTACAGCCCCTGTCACAGAAGTGGGTCAGGAAACCAATCACAGGTACAGGGTCTGCTTCAAGTGGATTCaacacaaaataaacacaaaattgtTCCCACCGATTGAGGTACGTCTTATACTGAGCACGAGTACCTGTACGCCGTGAACTCATAATAATTGAAACAGATTGTTCGGAGAGACCAAGGTCTTGGAGACTCTCCCCGACAAATGGCACGCTAGAAGTTGAAGACTAGAGTTGTCTTTCCTCTAGGAAGACACCTTGGACCTGAGAGACACATTTTCACGGCTACTGGGTACCAACTTTGACTTGGCCAGTTGGGAAGGATCATCAGTCCTTCTGCCTTGCCTGGTCGAATCTTCTAGATCACTCGTTCCAGGATGCTGAATGGCGGAAAAGCAATGAAGTTATAAGGAGACCAGTCCAACATAATGCCCTCAACTAAGAAGGCCAAGCAATGTAACAAAACAAGGTAT
This portion of the Haliotis asinina isolate JCU_RB_2024 chromosome 10, JCU_Hal_asi_v2, whole genome shotgun sequence genome encodes:
- the LOC137298336 gene encoding uncharacterized protein, translating into MDPSTQSQEDPVQHPSVDLRCQPSMDPSTQSQEDPVQHSPVDQRHQPSMDPSTQSQEDPVQHPSVDQRHQPSMDPSTQSQEDPVQHPSVDLRCQPSMDPSTQSQEDPVQHSPVDQRYQPSVEPRTKSQEDPVQNPSVDQRHQPSMDPSTQSQEDPVQHPSVDLRCQPSMDPNTQSQEDPVQHSPVDQNHQNSIYACAANPITLPGPGYTVQQTSGQYEYDAVLVFAKDDEDLAMKIKSEMNETIVVGNQRARVCLANEPQFRASLIERPTILTEKCRFMFLMLTTNTNSDIYACFVKDEAFASTHLADKRRHFVKPLHTKNKKDRDYVIPTGLANVETYDWFVPLDPCQRKIQELFNHYGKAEDFGSKRRSAVNSNIVRQRSRDTHGKKDSANESAPTEEPNLSPDLKRIIHQTNMILRDWERKLFYTTKATREAKNVLMTRGSLFLVGRSGDGKTSMAYHILTEFRKYKSRFQAYIVYEPEDMKHIPPDNTIVFVDDILGRSAFSFVLLEKWKSYFRHLTSYVGAGHIYFISTSPDFVRDKCRGLIDDISLLSNVIDTTSEEYCLRTYEKEAMLTDYLHRYDVEMTDKERGAIVRSSLIIGFPQCCQYFVTNQEAQNAGHKFFLNPFVILRSQITKLKETDALAYMVLVLALFNNGGVLAKALDPYSTEDPPAFHTVMEACGIPRDTPKKDVKSAAIKLERKKYLVYNKQEGTFDFSHQSLYDAICLVFGDESVEKLLEIAPASFLVDHSSVFDSSHENRRNRIQIHREHYKTFINRIMRDIQTNNFKLLEHRAFARKDFVDELFENIERSESIHRLLRNEGSVKQLINDRTLYRLTAAGKCQPLLQHLVSLLSNTDEEQHTLLLHDIMEGSCSSGDIELFDDVLSRNVSPCSKCALVAAESSIDNGYIMRRLQRHIPPEFETMETVVDILVEKQRLQTLRHVTSHVNWSHFQTPKRKRKLLLSVCSSGKFGMFKLLTGPKCIGDPENKNELLMAAVDGGSKDIVKCLITKENKDQVDKFQRSVLHHACLNGSADLCQFLLSQQVDEYRIDMDGATAFHLACKNRDKSFIEQLLSIGFSITVTNIHTTKRLIKLSPLHTASWNDKGWQMVQLLIEKGPTDVDMLNFQDTDGFTPMHIASQHPYGSRMIEELLKYKADLTVRDKHERIPLHYAAMECIYKNIEVLLDSQADINAKDANRKTPLHYLVAKKIQNEDEIESQSDSVKHFLQSGADVACGDKDGNSPIHAAAASISNIKIFQPMLARAGNVPNLNNAGLTPLHLLLGPDTPLENVKLLVETHPSLLESETEEGKSVLHVAFQNQTGYNVILYLLREKGLDHRVDWEHIDVKKVFSRFTPEQIIHILQYVSESMTRSVMPSVIHVLSDADIPDARWRRGMEFVHSNTTDVDLDVQDSKGSTALHKVADSPVKMDYLIKKKCKVNIPDHNGNTPLHIAVERGNAKGVDSLLSAGADVSALNTNNETPLLKAAKMIPKYVKHSWQYPVLLESTEHLIVFLFFNDISKHFLLGYQPSGKCSDVNISRIISSLVSSSSPVNVPDKYGNTAVHYAVFDINILKLLVSAQANLEQKNLKGMSCLHVACMSNDNTDVINYLLDHDVSPCITDTLLIVTPLHIALLSKMNDHNMLKKLYYHQVTASQSSNKDFHPYLHASACCSSKDVVQLFISLDKKQMFTPDTCGYLPIHHAVAAGDLEVVKLLAETMMTAKHTSGIEVVTEQSAQNAEESASILSQSADVGPKTTDARVTSLNCKTQTKMKKLSAEDDDQCVQGIPQAAVDSHVTLVQNLRALMCGLKSGRGLIDVAAQYSNVDVIRFLLKEGWRVNHCDENGNTLLHASVKSDNPANVEFLLAKGASVECFNRDGLTPLHVLAQEASVDYKVSKTIICLFLDHGASVTSCTEHDKQNMLHLLCKNKLFSLIVGHIHMFKLEEDEFISEVIRIPRLLIYNGCDVNATDSEGQTPLHLAAKANNVGCVDILLDYGGCIDALDTQGRTPLHLALEIRSDHLVPFSAALCLVERRANPHATVRCGETPLDILLKLGTEEDVFMSEEFRQICQLLGIWEEIKVQ